The DNA sequence GGCTGCTGGGAGCCGGGATCCTGGCCTCTGTCCACTGTCAGCCCTTTCCTGCCCATGGAGATAAGAGCCCAGGGGCACATCAACCCCCCAGCCATCAGCTCTCGGAGCCAGCTCCTGCCTACCACAAAGTCACACCCACCATTACCAGCTTCGCCTTGCGCCTGTACAAGCGGCTGGCGGCGGGCACCCCAGGAAACATCCTCTTCTCGCCCGTGAGCCTCTCCAgcaccctggccctgctctcccttgGGGCCCAAGGTGACACCTCAACACAGATCCTGGAGGGGCTGGGCTTCAACCTCACAGAGACCCCAGCAGCCGACGTCCACCGGGGCTTCCAGAGCCTCCTCCGCACCCTTGACCTGCCCAGCCCCAAACTTGAACTAAAAGTAGGGAGCTCCTTGTTCCTAGACAAGCGGCTCAAGCCCCTGCAGCACTTTTTGGACAGCACCAAGGAGCTGTATGGCGCTTTTGCTTTTTCTGCCAACTTCTCGGATCCGGCTACAACCTGGAGGCAGATCAATGAGTACGTGAGGAAGCAGACGTACGGGCACGTCACGGACGGCCTGCCGCAGTTCAGCCACGACACGCTCATGGTTCTCCTGAACTACATCTTCTTCAAAGGTGAGGGCTCGCTCAGACACGATGACTGGCGTCTCCTCTGTGAGTAGACACTGTCACCACACAGAGGTGACCAACACATCCTTGGGGGATGCTCTTGGGAATCTGCGAATGACAGCTTTCCTACCCTTGGGTAGCTCACATCCCACGTGGGTTGGAAGCAAGGAGCGGCCACAGAGCTCAGAGGGATGTCATGCTTTCAGGTGGGTGTAGGTGCCCTGGAGCTCTCGGAGGAGACGAGCATCCATGCAGActtggggagtgaggggaggcTCCCCAGAAATGCAGGCCTCTGAGTGGAGACCTGAAGAGTGAATTGGATCTGCTCGGGTAAAGTTTCAGACAAAAGAAAGACCAGGAATTCCAGTCTCAACAGTAGAGTGACATGATCGCGTCTGTTTAGAAAGAGAGAGTGTGGCTGGGCGTGAAGATGGGAATCGGCCCCGCTACTCGACTTCTCAGTCAGATCATGGAGAGCAGGAGTTTGAGACTAGCTCAGGCAGGACAGTGAgacccagatttaaaaaaaacaaaggagcaAGATGAGCCTGGATACAGTGTGGAAATGGTTTGGAGGGAGTAAGGACGGGAGGGGAAAGACAAGTTAGGCGtttctcaaagtggaccaaatCCGGGTGACACTAACCTTGATAAACCTGTGGCTTTGGAAGTAGAATCTGCAGTACTTGGTCACTGATTGAGTGTCTCTGCATAAGCTGGTCATCTAGGGGTCACTGGGCCGAGGATCTGTTTAAAGGGCTTGGAAACAACCTGAGCTGTGCCGTCAGAATCAGGCCACTGATCTCAGCTCAAGATACTTCCTGGCTTTGTAAATGGCATGTTTACAGAAATGcacaagcctcagtttccccatccctAATATGGGGACGATGACACTTGTTTCTTGTTAATTTGGGGGATGATTTAGAGACTATGCCTCACCCATGGAAGGTGCTTAGTGGATGGGAATCCATTGTGGTCTCGAGAACTAAATTCCTCTGAAAGGAAGCCCAACCCTAGGCCCCTGGAGCTCAGACTCTGCTGACACTCTAGTGGCTAAGCCCTGGCCTGGATTCTggcctcctggctctgcctccaagCTACTTCTTCACCTCATACTTACATACACAAGAGACGGTCACCAGGCCGGTGTGGCTTTGCAGACAGCCGCCCAGAGTCATTCTCCTGGGACATGTGCTCATGTGTTACGGGTCTTGTGTCCTCAGCCAAGTGGAAGCATCCTTTCGATCGCTACCAGACCCGGAAGCAGGAAAGCTTCTCCGTGGATGACAGGACCTCTCTCCGGGTTCCCATGATGCAGCAGAGGGAGATGCACAGGTTCCTCTATGACCAGGAGGTGGCATGCACCGTGCTGCAGATAGAGTACAGTGGCAATGCCTGGCTGCTGCTGGTGCTCCCTGACCCTGGCAGGATGAGGCAGGTGGAGGCCGCTCTGCAGCCAGAGACCCTGAGAAAGTGGGGACAGCTGTTCCTGCCCAGGTAGGTGCCACATGGAAGGGTTCCCGCAATCTTTGCTCAAAAGCCGGAGCAGGTCTTGGTCAACTCCTGTCCCCAAACGCTAAATTCCAAGTTTGACTCTGGGATCCTGGgtaattttctctcctccttggGCCTCAGGTTTCCTCTGAGGCCTTGATTCCTCCTGAATTGCATTGCTCGCTGGATTAACTGAGTCCATAGTTAGACTGAAACCTGGATCCTAAATGCTCACTGGATGTGGACCATGATCCCTCCACCGGGTGTCCTGACCCCAATCTCATTTCCCCTGGCTTCCCTCGTTCTTCACATAGTAATTTCATATCACACGATAATAAAGTGT is a window from the Urocitellus parryii isolate mUroPar1 chromosome 6, mUroPar1.hap1, whole genome shotgun sequence genome containing:
- the LOC144255398 gene encoding serpin A11-like is translated as MGPARLWLLGAGILASVHCQPFPAHGDKSPGAHQPPSHQLSEPAPAYHKVTPTITSFALRLYKRLAAGTPGNILFSPVSLSSTLALLSLGAQGDTSTQILEGLGFNLTETPAADVHRGFQSLLRTLDLPSPKLELKVGSSLFLDKRLKPLQHFLDSTKELYGAFAFSANFSDPATTWRQINEYVRKQTYGHVTDGLPQFSHDTLMVLLNYIFFKAKWKHPFDRYQTRKQESFSVDDRTSLRVPMMQQREMHRFLYDQEVACTVLQIEYSGNAWLLLVLPDPGRMRQVEAALQPETLRKWGQLFLPSLLDLHLPRFSVSATYNLEEILPQIGLNSIFSLEADLSGITGRLNKTISRVSHKASVDMNEKGTQAAAASGLLSQPPPLNKTSAPHAHFNRPFLLLLWEVTTQSLLFLGKVVNPVAG